The proteins below are encoded in one region of Macaca nemestrina isolate mMacNem1 chromosome 10, mMacNem.hap1, whole genome shotgun sequence:
- the LOC105486572 gene encoding calcium-binding protein 1 isoform X3: MGNCVKSPLRNLSRKMCQEEQTSYMVVQTSEEGLAADTELPGPLLMLAQNCAVMHNLLGPACIFLRKGFAENRQPDRSLRPEEIEELREAFREFDKDKDGYINCRDLGNCMRTMGYMPTEMELIELSQQINMNLGGHVDFDDFVELMGPKLLAETADMIGVKELRDAFREFDTNGDGEISTSELREAMRKLLGHQVGHRDIEEIIRDVDLNGDGRVDFEEFVRMMSR, from the exons ATGGGCAACTGTGTCAAGTCTCCACTGAGAAATCTCTCAAGGAAG ATGTGCCAGGAGGAACAGACCAGCTACATGGTGGTGCAGACGAGCGAGGAGGGGCTGGCGGCCGACACCGAGCTCCCAGGACCGCTCCTGATGCTGGCCCAGAACTGCGCAGTCATGCACAACCTGCTGGGCCCTGCCTGCATTTTCCTGCGCAAGGGCTTCGCTGAGAACAGGCAGCCT GATAGATCACTGCGACCAGAGGAAATCGAAG AGCTCCGAGAGGCCTTCAGAGAATTCGACAAGGACAAGGATGGCTACATCAACTGCCGGGACCTGGGCAACTGCATGCGCACCATGGGCTACATGCCCACTGAGATGGAGCTCATCGAACTGTCCCAGCAGATCAACATGAACC TGGGTGGCCACGTAGATTTTGATGACTTCGTGGAGCTAATGGGGCCTAAACTCCTGGCAGAGACAGCAGATATGATTGGTGTAAAGGAACTGCGAGATGCTTTCCGAGAG TTTGACACCAATGGTGATGGGGAAATAAGCACCAGTGAGTTGCGAGAGGCTATGAGGAAGCTCCTGGGCCATCAGGTGGGACACCGAGACATAGAGGAAATTATCCGAGATGTGGACCTCAATGGGGATGGACGAGTGGACTTTGAAG AGTTTGTCCGGATGATGTCCCGCTGA